Proteins from a single region of Hordeum vulgare subsp. vulgare chromosome 6H, MorexV3_pseudomolecules_assembly, whole genome shotgun sequence:
- the LOC123406051 gene encoding uncharacterized protein LOC123406051, producing MEAKQVLASMGAQAVQAERRGRELYLRPTTNPAGRWTNPAGLWTNPAGRWTNPAGLWTNPAGRWTNPAGRREQRRASTAGIPPRRTTRPGEAERRGREAGGGVRAVGDGRTACHFEDGGDGRMATEGEGLRGQEVRRSPAGGVDEAAAGGGTLGGCVGRVVFVEGTGGVEAGSGGKNSSGIRL from the exons ATGGAGGCCAAGCAAGTCCTAGCATCTATGGGAGCCCAAGCAGTACAAGCAGAGAGGAGGGGACGGGAGCTATACCTGAGGCCGACGACGAATCCGGCAGGGAGGTGGACGAATCCGGCAGGGCTGTGGACGAATCCGGCAGGGAGGTGGACGAATCCGGCAGGGCTGTGGACGAATCCGGCAGGGAGGTGGACGAATCCGGCAGGGAGGAGGGAGCAGCGGCGAGCTAGCACGGCGGGGATCCCTCCGCGGCGGACGACGAGGCCGGGAGAAGCAGAGAGGAGGGGACGGGAGGCCGGCGGCGGAGTTCGTGCTGTCGGCGACGGGAGGACTGCGTGCCACTTCGAGGACGGCGGGGATGGGAGGATGGCGACGGAGGGAGAAGGTCTTCGCGGCCAGGAGGTGCgccgctcgccggcgggaggagtagacgaggcggcggcgggaggaggaaccctaggaggatGCGTCGGGCGCGTGGTGTTCGTGGAAGGGACTGGTGGGGTGGAGGCAGGGAGCG GTGGGAAAAATTCGAGTGGCATTCGGTTGTAA